The genomic stretch ACGAAGATGGAAAAGCATGGTATGTGCAGACAGTATACCAGCCGAAGCTGTTCACTGGAAAGGCAAATGGAGATGACATCCAAGTGGTTGTCGTGAATCCGTATAATGGCGAGTCTGAAATTTATGATGCGGCAAAAGCACCTGCCTTTATTGAGAATACGATTGCTCCGGAAATGGCAAGCAAACTGAACACGTATTATGGCGAGTACAGCGGCGGTTTCTGGAATCGATACTTTGGGAAAGCTGGTGTGAAGATACCGAATGATAATGGCACAGAGCATGGTGTGACAGCTGTTTTCTCTGAAGACGGCAGCATCCAGTACTTTACCGATTTCAAATCGCCAAAAGAAAATATTGACTCGGCTCTTGGATATAGTATGGTAGATGGCCGAACAGGGGAAGTAACCTTCTTTGGCGGGGAAAAGAACAATGGTATTATGGATTCCTCCGGTGCAGTGCAAGTTGTCGAAAAAGAATATCCCGAGAAAAAGTGGGAAGGCAAGATGCCGGTTCTGTACAATATTGACGGCAATCCGACTTGGGTAGTCAGCGTGCTTGATGCAAATGGCATCTTTAAAAAATATGCCTACGTGCGAGCCGCGGATTCTGATTATGTTGTGTTCGGCGATGATGCAGAAAGTACACTACAGGCCTACAGATTACAGCTTAGTACCGATCCAAGCACCGCTGAATCTACTGGTGATGCGCCCGTACAGCAGGTGAGCGGAGAAGTAACCCGCTTGTACATTTCCGGAGAAAGTTCCGGGACGAAAACAATTCAGTTCCTGCTGCAAGGTCAGGATACCATTTACAGCATTAGTTCGGCTGATGCACCATATGCGATCTTCTTGAAAGAAGGAGATCAAGTCAGCTTTGAAGCTGCGATGCACGAGGATGCTTCATCAGCAACAATTGAACAAGTCACCATTGATGGGCTAAATTAATCTTAAAGCCAGCTTTCTAAGGAAGCTGGCTTTATTTTATTTATCTAGTTGGGTATAGAACACTATAATCAAAAGCAAAAGGAGTGATGGTATGAGTAAGGAGAAAGAATCACCAAAAGAAAGAAGAGAAAGATTGCGCCAAGAAGAGCGAAAGCATAATCCTGGCGGAAATTTTCATGATGGATTAAACCGTTCTGAGCAAGGCAATCTTGCAGACTTAGTTGGTGGTTTAGGTTGGAAAGGTACTGGCATTATCTTGCTAATTATTATCATAGCTTTGGCAGCCGTCTGGCTATTTTTTAGTTAAACGACTGTGTTGATAAGTGATGGTCAGATTCTACGTAAACCATTTCGCTGCAGCAAAAGAATTGTGCTGAATACAATGATGCTAAAACTCGACAATAACAGAATGGTTAGAATCGAGATACCTGACAGCAGTAACAGAGAAACAATTCCGTAAGATAAAGGAATCAATCCAATGGAAACTAGTGTACTTACACTTATTATTCTGCCAATTAAGTGTTTTGGTACAATCTGCTGGATTAAGCTGATAACGGGTATGTTAATGGCAGAGACACATATTCCGAGCAGGCAAAGAAATAGGCTAATTGCAACAAAGCTATCAGACTGGCTGTATATACCGAGCAAAAAGCCCTCTAAAAGCAAGACTGCTGCAATCCAGCGTCCTTGCTTTTTTATTGGAAAAAAACTAAGCAGAAATCCGCCGATAACAATTCCGCCTGAAAAAGAGATTTGCAGGAAGCTAAGTGTAAATGCGTCTCCTTCCAAAATGTTTCCTGCAAAAAGCGGAATACTTAGCATTAATGGACCTATATAAAGTAAATTATCCACAATAAATGTCAGCATTAGCAGTTTGAGTATAAGACTATTTTTAATAAATTGAATAGCTTCTTTCATCTCGGTGCGTAAGGAAAAGTTAACATGGCTGTTATTTTTCGGTTCCTTGATCATCATTTGACAAATACTTCCTAAGAGAAGGGATGCGCCTATCAGACAGAACACCGCTGCATATGAAAATTTGGATAACAGGAGTGCGGCAGTAAGAGGTCCGAGTACAACACCAAGCTGGTTTATCGTCTGCATCATGGCGTTAGCTTTTGCTAAACTGGCTTCTGGTACAATTTGCGGTACGATACTGTCTCGTGCCGGCCAAAAGAAAGCATCTGATATACCAAAAGTAACAGCAAAAAATAACAGTGGAATAAACTGCAGCATGTTACTGTCTGCAAGAAAAGCTGCCAGCATAAGCAGCAAACTTCTAACAAAAAGTGAACAGAAAATAATACGGCTTTTTCGCAGTCGATCTGCAAGTATACCGCCGAAAACCATACAAATCACACGAGGCAGTGTTGTCGCTAACAGCACAATACCGACTAGTGCAGGGGCGTCTAACTCGTTAATCACATACCATTGTTCAATTAGCAGATACATAGATATGGATAAACTCGAAAAGATACTGGAAACAAGCAGCAGACGGAAATCACGATTGATCAATAAATTCATCTTTTCCCTCCTAGTTTGATGAGTATCTAATTAGTAGTGGGAAAGCTGCCCGCTCTCAAAAGCTAGCGGGCCACATTTCCTCTGGATTCAGTTGGTAGTTGTTATTGTCACGATAAAGAAATTGATGTGTAATCCACTCACGACGGATAGTCGCATAATCGGAGTGGTACCGCTGGATATACGCATTTATTTCTTGTTCTTCATAAACACGATGCTTTTCTAAATGCTGAATCATATACGCTAAAACGATGACGCGTTTTTTCTCTTTGGCTGGTAACTGGACAAGCTTCCCATCGGAAGAAAAGAAACTCTTTACCAATTTAAGCTTTTCCTCTGAATTTACTTGCGCACTTGGATGCACACTTTCTTCCCCTAGTTGCAAGATACTCTTGGATAGTCTTTCTAAGTGCGGTTCGTCTAAGTAAAAGTAAATACTGTTGCCGTCTCTAATTGGGTAGATAATACCTGCTTCTCGCAGCTTTGTTATATGATGTGTGATGGTCGGGGGCTTTAGTCCAAGCTTATGCGCAATAGCTTGCCCATGAAGAGGTCCTCGTTTTAACACTGCGATGATTCGCATTCTTGTCGTATCGCCGACAGCTTTGTGGAAACGGACAATTTTATCGAGCTGCATTCCAATCATCTCCTTTATAGATTAGATTATCATCTAATTAGATATGGGTAAAATTAGTGATGGTTTTAATTATGTAAGAAAAAGGTATAGATAGGAAAAAACATAAGAGAGGTGAAAACGGTGCGAGCTATGCTTATTATTAATCCTTCATCGGGGAAGGAAAAGGCAATGGACTATGAAGAAAGGGCAGTTGGAATACTTGGTAAACGGCATGATTTAGTTGTAATTAGATACACAGAAAAAGAAGGGGACGCGGCAAAGTTTGCGGCTGAAGCCTGTGATGGTACATATGAAACGCTGCTTGCTATGGGCGGCGACGGCACAATTAATGAATGTGTGAATGGTTTGGCTGAGAAGAAACAAAAACCTGCTTTTGCCTTTGTTCCGCTTGGGACCGTAAATGATTTTGCGCGTGCATTGCAGATTCCCAAAAAGCCGAAGGAAGCACTGGCTTTGCTGGAAGATTATTATACAAAGCGTGTGGATATCGGGAAATTGGGGGATCGTTACTTTATGAATGTACTGGCAGTTGGAGTTATTGCCGAGGCTGTTTACGATGTCTCACCGGAGGAGAAAAGCAAATACGGTCACTTTGCTTATCTGATGGAAGGGGCAAAGGCATTTCGTAACAAGACGCCATTTCAGCTGCAAATTGAAGCGGACGGGAAAGAAGCTTACCATGATAAAGCATATATGATGCTGGCGGCCATGACGAATTCTGTGGCTGGATTTGAGAAGTTTGCAGAGCAAGCCGAAGTAGACGACCATCAATTGCACATATTCTTATTAAAGGACCTTTCCATTCCAAAGGCTGTTTCCATTATTCCAGACCTGTTCAAAGGAAGTTTGGATTCGAATGCGCAAGTAGCTTATTTTAAAGCAAAGTCGATTCGAGTTAAAGCAGATACAGAGTTGGTTGTGAATATTGATGGAGATGAAGGAGTGCCGCTTCCGTTCCAAGCGGAGGTGTTGCCAGAGGAGATTCAGGTGATTGTACCAAAAGAGGTATAAGAAAACCCCACCTTATGAAGGCGAGGTTGTAGAAGTGCTAGAGTCAAGTGCTGGCAGCTCCAAT from Terribacillus sp. DMT04 encodes the following:
- a CDS encoding metalloregulator ArsR/SmtB family transcription factor is translated as MQLDKIVRFHKAVGDTTRMRIIAVLKRGPLHGQAIAHKLGLKPPTITHHITKLREAGIIYPIRDGNSIYFYLDEPHLERLSKSILQLGEESVHPSAQVNSEEKLKLVKSFFSSDGKLVQLPAKEKKRVIVLAYMIQHLEKHRVYEEQEINAYIQRYHSDYATIRREWITHQFLYRDNNNYQLNPEEMWPASF
- a CDS encoding DUF6366 family protein, which produces MSKEKESPKERRERLRQEERKHNPGGNFHDGLNRSEQGNLADLVGGLGWKGTGIILLIIIIALAAVWLFFS
- a CDS encoding DNA-binding protein, with product MIFLIALASMAGFILIALADLAAGGGKARLKQYVFSGITGYIVLFLIIYFVLPAFIIQNILWLNAIGILFAIFVLIANKQTEKETKKTTGLKLTAGLFAVLLIGAVVCVIANFAVYQSTYDHVVKSTEDEAKPLDEEKTPIAIAPSSVRNMMNKKMSVVPETQLYQLGSLQTQTVGETNEYIAPVEFDGFFKWIKGGETSGYFVIDATSLSAQPEFVENKLAYVPSAYFHKDLERIIYSRYPTYIREGEARLEIDEDGKAWYVQTVYQPKLFTGKANGDDIQVVVVNPYNGESEIYDAAKAPAFIENTIAPEMASKLNTYYGEYSGGFWNRYFGKAGVKIPNDNGTEHGVTAVFSEDGSIQYFTDFKSPKENIDSALGYSMVDGRTGEVTFFGGEKNNGIMDSSGAVQVVEKEYPEKKWEGKMPVLYNIDGNPTWVVSVLDANGIFKKYAYVRAADSDYVVFGDDAESTLQAYRLQLSTDPSTAESTGDAPVQQVSGEVTRLYISGESSGTKTIQFLLQGQDTIYSISSADAPYAIFLKEGDQVSFEAAMHEDASSATIEQVTIDGLN
- a CDS encoding diacylglycerol kinase family protein yields the protein MLIINPSSGKEKAMDYEERAVGILGKRHDLVVIRYTEKEGDAAKFAAEACDGTYETLLAMGGDGTINECVNGLAEKKQKPAFAFVPLGTVNDFARALQIPKKPKEALALLEDYYTKRVDIGKLGDRYFMNVLAVGVIAEAVYDVSPEEKSKYGHFAYLMEGAKAFRNKTPFQLQIEADGKEAYHDKAYMMLAAMTNSVAGFEKFAEQAEVDDHQLHIFLLKDLSIPKAVSIIPDLFKGSLDSNAQVAYFKAKSIRVKADTELVVNIDGDEGVPLPFQAEVLPEEIQVIVPKEV